The following coding sequences are from one Methanohalophilus halophilus window:
- the argH gene encoding argininosuccinate lyase, whose amino-acid sequence MSDILRRGRLDSLPDEEIMRYTSSMEDDKWIFDSDVLVDFAHTVMLKEQGIVPADDCAKILDGLKRIREEGIDSLDHSYEDIHISLEARLIDMAGEDVGGRMHSGRSRNDEVATCIRLRLRKEVLELAEEMLQLVNTMAKIASKNYDTIMPGYTHLQHAQPTTLAHHIMGHTESLGRDVERILGCLDRINRCPLGAAAFASTGFPIDRSRTAELLGFEEVMQNSMDAVSGRDFLLETASVLANIMIELSRISEELVLWSSTEFGFIELSDQYASTSSIMPQKKNPDTAELVRGKSGIAVGSLMSLLTVCKSLPMSYNRDMQDASPHIWKSVETTRASVRIMAGMLDSMKINNNAMKVQASTGFTTATELADTLVRECGIPFRTAHQIVGILAKGDVEPTLEDVEAVGRTVLGESLTEKGLNEDMVKQALDPMLNIQKRKVTGGPGPEAMKISIDNFGIKTGMWTEEVERIRDHTTDSIEKLMQVVEYYIQQK is encoded by the coding sequence ATGAGTGATATTTTACGAAGAGGACGCCTTGATTCTCTCCCGGACGAGGAAATTATGCGTTATACTTCATCCATGGAAGACGATAAATGGATATTTGATTCTGATGTCCTGGTGGATTTTGCCCACACGGTCATGCTGAAAGAGCAGGGAATCGTCCCCGCAGATGATTGTGCCAAAATCCTGGATGGATTGAAACGCATCCGTGAGGAGGGAATCGATTCCCTTGACCATAGTTACGAAGATATACACATATCCCTGGAAGCCCGGCTTATTGATATGGCAGGGGAAGACGTCGGTGGAAGGATGCATTCCGGCCGCTCCCGCAATGATGAAGTGGCTACCTGTATCCGCCTGAGACTGCGCAAAGAGGTACTGGAACTGGCAGAAGAAATGTTGCAGCTTGTTAACACTATGGCAAAAATTGCTTCTAAGAACTATGATACCATTATGCCGGGATATACACACCTGCAGCATGCCCAACCTACCACACTGGCCCACCATATCATGGGCCACACGGAGAGCCTGGGAAGAGATGTGGAACGGATACTTGGATGCCTGGACAGGATCAATCGTTGCCCCCTCGGAGCTGCGGCTTTTGCTTCCACGGGATTTCCGATTGACAGAAGCAGGACTGCAGAGTTACTCGGATTTGAAGAAGTAATGCAAAATTCCATGGATGCGGTCAGTGGCCGGGATTTCCTGCTGGAAACGGCTTCTGTACTTGCAAACATTATGATCGAACTGAGCAGGATTTCAGAGGAATTGGTCCTGTGGTCTTCTACAGAATTCGGTTTTATTGAATTATCCGATCAATACGCATCCACCTCATCTATAATGCCACAGAAAAAGAATCCTGATACTGCAGAACTTGTAAGAGGAAAAAGCGGGATCGCTGTGGGAAGCCTTATGTCATTACTTACGGTCTGCAAATCCCTGCCAATGAGTTATAACAGGGATATGCAGGACGCCAGTCCCCATATCTGGAAATCCGTGGAAACCACACGTGCATCAGTAAGGATCATGGCAGGCATGCTGGATAGCATGAAAATTAATAATAATGCTATGAAAGTGCAGGCCTCAACCGGATTTACTACCGCCACCGAACTTGCCGACACCCTGGTCAGGGAATGCGGGATACCTTTCAGGACCGCACACCAGATTGTGGGCATCCTGGCAAAAGGAGATGTCGAACCAACCCTGGAAGATGTAGAAGCTGTGGGGCGCACGGTCCTCGGGGAAAGCCTGACAGAAAAGGGATTGAATGAGGATATGGTAAAACAGGCTCTGGACCCAATGCTCAATATACAGAAGAGAAAGGTCACCGGAGGACCCGGCCCGGAAGCCATGAAAATATCAATCGATAACTTTGGTATTAAAACGGGAATGTGGACTGAAGAGGTTGAAAGGATCAGGGACCATACCACAGATTCCATTGAAAAGCTGATGCAGGTTGTCGAATATTACATACAGCAAAAATAA
- a CDS encoding PAS domain S-box protein: MENLLERIIDTICKGTWAVDKDEVFIYFDKGMEEITGIESKEVVGKKLEQYMSASRHSVGDEAHFREMFLRARDSLKPIPYKTMPIITKGGNLSFQTGRLIPLLNRKGNYDGMICTVESVSEQKISQKTLRKRLRSDRKLEEIYKNSPVVAFLWTAEKDWPVEFVSGNISQFGYTPEDFTSGKLIYGDIIYPEDLDMVRSEVTEHEIEGKIFFSKEYRILTKSGEVRWVIERSFIGRDEVGEPSYYQGIIIDITDRKMAEEAMRESEKKYRLIFENSPLGIFHFDENGVITHCNENIMQILEVTRDQIIGFNMLKDLKDEKMYEAVKAVFRRRSGHYEGNYHSTTSEKVTPIKADYSPYISEDGELLGGVGIVEDISDRMKAEEALHLDESRLETLVKLNQMTEASLEEIIDFARAEGVRLTESKIGYLAFVDEDIGTIQLKSWSDTPMNRCKIKDKKIEYKIEDVGLWGESIRQRRPFINNDYKKPHPRKSGYPKDHVELIRHMDVPIFERGKIVALAGVGNKNENYDSSDVRQLTLLMQGMWRIVQRRKAEKELAKSEDKFRTIFASTNDAIFMHDLKGNIMEVNKAACETVGYSRDELLRMKTKEINTSLSMEEIPQRIKEVKEKGHAIFEATYRRKDDTTIPVEISARVIEYNDKPTILVVARDITERKRAEEELRKYAEDLAKANEELKSLDEMKDEFLSNVSHELKTPLTSIMGYTELLNDGSLGELGDEQKHAEETVMRNTKRLQRLVDSLLYLSRTQAGTVQYDFETLNVSELADQIIEDLQIQAEEKDLEMIKKIERDLPPIKGDRDKLTDMFTNIIDNSIKFTPKGGSITFFANKEDGYIHTNIKDTGIGIPKDMIDNLFQRFYQIDSSQKRKYGGTGLGLYISKTIVEAHEGEIWVESEGKGKGTEVHIKLPVAEN, encoded by the coding sequence ATGGAAAATCTTCTGGAAAGAATAATTGACACTATCTGCAAAGGCACATGGGCCGTTGACAAAGATGAAGTTTTCATCTATTTTGACAAAGGAATGGAAGAGATCACCGGTATCGAAAGCAAAGAAGTGGTGGGCAAAAAACTAGAACAATATATGTCCGCTTCCCGCCACAGCGTTGGTGATGAGGCCCATTTCAGGGAAATGTTCCTGAGGGCGAGAGATTCTCTTAAACCCATACCCTACAAAACCATGCCAATCATTACAAAGGGTGGCAACTTAAGTTTCCAGACAGGCAGATTGATTCCTTTACTCAACAGAAAAGGAAATTATGACGGGATGATCTGTACTGTAGAAAGTGTTAGTGAGCAGAAGATAAGCCAGAAAACTTTACGTAAAAGACTCCGTTCGGACAGGAAACTCGAAGAGATCTATAAAAACAGTCCAGTTGTGGCCTTCCTGTGGACCGCAGAGAAAGACTGGCCCGTGGAATTCGTATCCGGAAACATATCCCAATTTGGTTATACCCCCGAAGATTTCACTTCCGGCAAACTTATCTATGGAGACATAATCTACCCAGAGGACCTCGATATGGTACGCAGCGAGGTAACCGAACATGAAATTGAAGGTAAGATCTTTTTTTCCAAGGAGTACCGCATACTCACCAAATCCGGAGAAGTACGCTGGGTGATCGAGCGGTCCTTTATAGGAAGAGATGAAGTTGGGGAACCTTCGTACTACCAGGGCATCATAATTGATATTACAGACCGTAAAATGGCCGAAGAGGCTATGCGAGAATCTGAAAAGAAATACAGATTGATTTTTGAGAATTCACCCCTGGGAATATTCCATTTTGATGAAAACGGGGTGATTACCCACTGCAACGAAAATATAATGCAAATACTCGAGGTAACCAGAGACCAAATAATCGGTTTCAACATGCTTAAAGACCTGAAGGACGAAAAGATGTATGAAGCCGTAAAAGCAGTATTCAGGAGACGCTCCGGCCATTATGAGGGAAATTACCATTCCACCACAAGCGAAAAGGTAACCCCCATAAAAGCCGATTACAGCCCCTACATATCAGAAGATGGCGAGTTGTTGGGAGGAGTCGGGATTGTTGAAGATATCAGTGACCGTATGAAAGCCGAAGAAGCCCTCCACCTGGATGAATCGCGCCTGGAAACCCTTGTAAAGCTTAACCAGATGACAGAGGCCTCCCTGGAAGAAATCATCGATTTTGCAAGAGCTGAGGGAGTGCGACTTACAGAAAGCAAGATTGGTTATCTTGCATTTGTGGATGAAGATATAGGTACCATACAACTTAAATCCTGGTCCGATACCCCAATGAACCGTTGTAAAATTAAGGACAAGAAGATAGAATACAAGATCGAAGATGTGGGACTCTGGGGAGAGAGTATACGACAAAGACGTCCATTTATAAATAACGATTACAAAAAACCACATCCCAGGAAAAGCGGATACCCAAAGGACCATGTGGAACTGATTCGACATATGGATGTACCCATTTTTGAGCGGGGAAAGATTGTAGCCCTTGCAGGTGTGGGGAATAAGAATGAAAATTATGACAGTTCTGATGTAAGACAGCTTACCCTCCTCATGCAGGGAATGTGGAGAATCGTACAGCGCCGCAAAGCTGAAAAGGAGCTTGCAAAATCAGAAGATAAGTTCCGCACAATTTTTGCCAGCACCAATGATGCGATATTTATGCATGACCTTAAAGGCAACATCATGGAAGTTAATAAGGCAGCCTGTGAAACCGTGGGTTATAGCAGGGATGAATTACTCCGCATGAAGACAAAAGAAATAAACACCAGTCTGTCTATGGAAGAGATACCCCAAAGGATCAAAGAGGTCAAAGAAAAGGGACATGCAATCTTTGAGGCTACATACAGACGCAAGGATGATACTACAATCCCAGTGGAAATAAGTGCCCGGGTAATTGAATATAATGATAAACCAACAATACTGGTTGTTGCCCGTGATATTACCGAACGTAAAAGGGCCGAAGAAGAACTCAGGAAATATGCAGAAGATCTGGCAAAGGCAAATGAGGAATTGAAGTCACTGGATGAAATGAAAGATGAGTTCCTTTCCAATGTAAGTCATGAATTGAAAACACCCCTCACATCGATCATGGGTTATACAGAACTTCTAAATGACGGCAGTCTCGGAGAACTGGGAGACGAACAGAAACATGCAGAAGAAACCGTGATGCGTAATACAAAAAGGCTGCAGAGACTTGTGGATTCACTGCTATATCTAAGTCGCACACAGGCAGGCACTGTTCAGTATGATTTTGAAACCTTGAATGTATCAGAACTGGCAGACCAGATTATAGAGGACCTGCAAATCCAAGCAGAAGAGAAAGACCTGGAAATGATTAAAAAAATTGAACGGGACCTTCCCCCCATAAAAGGAGACCGGGACAAACTTACAGATATGTTTACCAATATTATAGATAATTCAATCAAATTCACACCTAAAGGTGGCTCCATTACCTTCTTTGCAAACAAAGAAGATGGATACATACATACCAATATCAAAGATACGGGTATCGGCATACCGAAAGATATGATAGACAACTTGTTCCAGAGATTTTACCAGATAGATTCTTCCCAGAAACGTAAATACGGCGGTACGGGGCTTGGCCTTTATATCTCCAAGACCATAGTAGAGGCACATGAGGGAGAAATTTGGGTGGAAAGCGAAGGTAAAGGAAAGGGAACAGAAGTCCATATCAAACTTCCTGTAGCCGAAAATTGA
- a CDS encoding metal ABC transporter permease produces MLDILQFTFMQNAIVAGLLASIACGIIGVYVVVRKIVFISGGIAHASFGGIGLGYYLGMNPLFSVLPFSLLSALVIGLVNRRTNIAEDTAIGILWSVGMALGVLFIGLTPGYAPDLMTYLFGNILTVPINDLYLMIVIDILIIASVYLLYKEFMAISFDEEFAQVSGLPVEKLSLYMLCLIALTIIVMIRVVGLILVIALLTIPASLSREFTDRLDRMMMLAVIFGTVFTFTGLFLSYYLDVPSGATIILTMAAGYMLHFPFKGKNMKTA; encoded by the coding sequence ATGCTGGATATCTTACAATTCACATTCATGCAAAATGCTATCGTTGCAGGCCTGCTGGCCAGCATAGCGTGCGGGATTATCGGGGTATATGTGGTTGTCAGGAAAATCGTTTTCATAAGCGGAGGTATCGCCCATGCCTCCTTTGGAGGTATTGGCCTGGGTTATTACCTGGGAATGAATCCCCTTTTCAGTGTCCTGCCCTTCAGCCTGCTTTCTGCACTGGTAATAGGCCTTGTCAACAGACGTACCAATATCGCCGAAGACACCGCAATCGGAATACTATGGTCTGTAGGTATGGCACTGGGAGTCCTATTCATAGGCCTTACACCGGGATATGCACCGGATCTTATGACCTACCTTTTTGGCAATATACTGACAGTTCCTATAAATGACCTCTATTTGATGATAGTAATTGATATCCTGATCATTGCAAGTGTCTATCTGCTCTACAAGGAATTCATGGCCATAAGTTTTGATGAAGAATTTGCACAGGTCTCAGGACTGCCGGTTGAAAAACTTAGTCTGTACATGCTTTGCCTGATAGCCCTTACCATAATAGTCATGATCAGAGTTGTAGGATTGATCCTTGTGATTGCCCTTTTAACAATACCGGCATCATTGAGTCGTGAATTTACAGACAGACTTGACAGGATGATGATGCTTGCCGTTATATTCGGCACGGTATTTACTTTTACAGGCCTGTTTTTGTCCTACTACTTAGACGTACCTTCCGGAGCCACTATAATACTAACAATGGCAGCCGGTTATATGCTGCATTTCCCATTCAAGGGAAAAAATATGAAAACAGCATGA
- a CDS encoding metal ABC transporter ATP-binding protein, with translation MKDSNNHQHAVEIKDVWSYYHDVPALKEIKLDVQEGTFLGIIGPNGGGKSTLLKVILGLIEPDRGDVRIFGKKPKEGRKIVGYVPQHSASRLDFPINVWDVVMMGRIGKTSLLRKYNPNDRKVVKESLEKVKMYEYRDRHIAELSGGQRQRVFIARALASEPKLLLLDEPVAGIDTTMQKEFYEILEELKSRVTIIMATHDISAISVYVDKVACLNQKLYYHGTKEIKPEDLEEAYGCPVEMIAHGVPHRVLKAH, from the coding sequence GTGAAGGACTCAAATAACCACCAACATGCAGTGGAAATTAAAGATGTGTGGTCGTACTACCACGATGTACCTGCCCTCAAAGAGATAAAACTTGACGTGCAGGAAGGAACTTTCCTGGGAATCATTGGGCCTAACGGCGGAGGAAAAAGTACTTTATTAAAAGTAATTCTTGGCCTGATAGAACCAGACAGGGGCGATGTACGTATATTCGGTAAAAAACCTAAGGAAGGGAGAAAGATTGTAGGTTATGTACCCCAGCACAGTGCATCCAGACTTGATTTCCCGATCAATGTCTGGGATGTGGTTATGATGGGACGCATTGGAAAAACATCCCTTCTGAGGAAATACAATCCCAATGACAGGAAAGTGGTGAAGGAATCCCTAGAAAAGGTCAAAATGTATGAATACAGGGACCGCCATATTGCCGAACTTTCCGGAGGGCAGAGGCAAAGAGTTTTCATAGCCCGGGCACTCGCATCGGAGCCAAAACTGTTACTTCTCGATGAACCTGTGGCCGGAATAGATACAACTATGCAAAAAGAGTTCTATGAAATACTTGAAGAACTCAAATCCCGCGTAACGATCATTATGGCCACCCACGATATAAGTGCGATTTCTGTTTATGTGGACAAAGTGGCCTGCCTGAACCAGAAACTCTACTACCACGGTACTAAAGAAATAAAACCCGAAGACCTTGAAGAGGCCTATGGGTGTCCCGTTGAAATGATAGCACATGGTGTACCCCACAGGGTATTGAAAGCCCATTAA
- a CDS encoding metal ABC transporter solute-binding protein, Zn/Mn family, translated as MKNTFGNVHFWINTKKVFLLLLTIAIIATSGCMEENSSDEQEKITVVVSILPQAEFVEKVGGEHVETIVMIPPGASPATYEPTSSQLKELSKAGIYVKVGSGLPFEKVWLEKIKDLNEDMLLVNSSKGIDLRPMGEKEEHHHSSEGEEHHHSSEEEDHHHSSEGMDPHVWNDPNNAIIMVDNIYKALIEVDPSNKETYTQNRDSYTEELKSLDRQIKETLENKSGDSFMVYHPAWGYFAERYDLNMVPIETEGKEASARQLSEIITFAKQENITVIFVQAQFSTQSAETVAEEIDGKVVKVDPLARNYTDNMYKVSEAFSEGLK; from the coding sequence ATGAAAAATACGTTTGGAAACGTTCATTTTTGGATAAATACCAAAAAGGTGTTTTTACTTCTATTAACAATAGCCATAATTGCCACTTCAGGTTGTATGGAGGAAAATAGTTCAGACGAGCAGGAAAAAATAACCGTTGTTGTAAGCATACTTCCCCAGGCCGAATTTGTGGAAAAAGTTGGTGGAGAGCATGTTGAAACAATTGTAATGATCCCACCGGGTGCAAGTCCTGCCACCTATGAACCAACTTCAAGCCAGCTGAAAGAACTCAGCAAAGCAGGAATATACGTAAAAGTTGGTTCAGGATTACCTTTTGAAAAAGTATGGCTTGAAAAAATAAAGGACCTGAATGAAGATATGTTACTTGTGAATTCTTCTAAGGGAATTGATCTGAGGCCAATGGGAGAAAAAGAGGAACACCACCATTCTTCAGAAGGAGAGGAACACCACCATTCTTCAGAAGAAGAGGACCATCATCATTCTTCCGAAGGAATGGATCCTCATGTATGGAATGATCCCAATAATGCAATTATAATGGTCGATAATATATACAAAGCCCTGATAGAGGTTGACCCATCCAACAAAGAAACATATACACAAAACCGAGATTCCTACACCGAGGAACTTAAATCTCTTGACAGGCAAATTAAGGAAACACTTGAAAACAAGTCAGGGGATAGTTTCATGGTCTATCATCCTGCATGGGGATACTTTGCAGAAAGGTACGACCTTAATATGGTACCAATCGAAACCGAAGGAAAGGAAGCAAGTGCCAGACAGCTCAGTGAGATAATAACTTTTGCAAAGCAGGAAAACATAACTGTTATCTTTGTGCAGGCCCAATTCAGTACACAGAGTGCAGAAACGGTTGCAGAAGAAATTGACGGCAAAGTTGTGAAAGTGGACCCCCTTGCACGCAATTATACAGACAATATGTATAAAGTATCCGAGGCATTCAGTGAAGGACTCAAATAA
- the budA gene encoding acetolactate decarboxylase: MINNVWRIALLSVLLFLAFSGCTAIMDETPVSNDDVLFQISTIDSLIAGSYDGTMQVCDLKEQGGFGLGTFNRLDGEMIVMDGEVYQAKADGHIYQVNDTTTTPFAAVTFFEADDTITIGSGKDYASLQATIKETVPGPNLMYALKIEGTFENISIRSVPAQSKPYRPLLDVVAEEEAVYNHENINGTMVGFLLPYYIENINVPGYHFHFIDANRTIGGHVLACNLTSGSVELDYTYDFTLSIPESSSFSDASPGDKDALEAIEQ; this comes from the coding sequence ATGATCAATAATGTCTGGCGTATTGCCCTGCTGAGCGTTCTGCTATTTCTCGCTTTTTCAGGTTGCACCGCAATAATGGATGAAACTCCCGTCTCCAATGATGATGTTCTTTTCCAGATATCTACAATTGACTCTTTAATTGCCGGTTCCTATGATGGGACTATGCAGGTTTGCGACCTCAAAGAACAGGGTGGCTTCGGATTGGGTACCTTTAACAGACTGGATGGTGAAATGATCGTTATGGACGGTGAAGTTTATCAGGCAAAAGCAGACGGACATATTTATCAGGTAAATGATACAACTACCACTCCCTTTGCTGCAGTGACTTTTTTTGAAGCAGATGATACGATTACAATTGGGTCAGGTAAAGATTATGCGTCTCTCCAAGCCACCATTAAAGAAACGGTTCCCGGCCCAAATCTCATGTATGCACTGAAAATAGAGGGGACATTTGAAAATATAAGTATACGAAGCGTACCTGCCCAAAGTAAGCCATATCGGCCTCTACTGGATGTGGTGGCAGAAGAGGAAGCTGTGTATAATCATGAAAATATAAATGGTACTATGGTTGGTTTTCTTCTCCCTTATTATATTGAAAATATCAATGTGCCGGGCTATCATTTCCACTTCATAGATGCAAACAGAACAATCGGAGGCCATGTGCTTGCATGTAATCTAACCTCTGGTTCAGTTGAACTGGACTATACATACGATTTCACCCTGTCCATTCCTGAATCATCATCGTTCTCTGATGCATCACCCGGGGATAAAGATGCCCTTGAAGCCATTGAGCAATAA
- a CDS encoding LL-diaminopimelate aminotransferase, with product MYSDRINALPPYLFATIDEAKAKVKERGVDVIDLGVGDPDQPTHQHIVDSMCEAVRDPSTHRYPSYSGMPAFREAAARWCKETKGIDIDPASETLTMIGSKEGVAHIPLAFLNPGDVALVPDPAYPVYKIGTQFAGGVPHIMPLLEENDFLPDLDSIPKDVLEKTKLMFMNYPNNPTSATASLKFFEEVVDFARENDVVIVHDNAYSDMVYDGYEAPSFLSVDGAMDVGVEFYSLSKTYNMTGWRIAFAVGNKDIITGFGKVKSNIDSGAFEAVQKAGITALDSSQQCVTDMNDVYKQRRDALLKGLDAMGLAVNPPKATFYVWARVPEKYSSIDFSSLLLEEAGIVATPGVGFGDYGEGYIRFALTQTVERIEEAVGRMEKLDL from the coding sequence ATGTACTCAGACAGAATAAATGCACTACCACCGTATTTGTTTGCAACGATAGATGAAGCCAAAGCCAAGGTCAAAGAAAGAGGTGTGGATGTAATAGACCTTGGTGTGGGTGACCCTGATCAACCTACTCATCAGCATATCGTCGATTCCATGTGTGAGGCTGTCCGCGATCCCTCAACCCACAGGTATCCATCCTACTCTGGTATGCCGGCTTTCAGGGAGGCAGCAGCCCGTTGGTGCAAGGAGACAAAGGGAATCGATATTGATCCGGCTTCAGAAACCCTCACAATGATTGGCTCCAAGGAAGGTGTAGCACACATCCCTCTTGCTTTCCTCAATCCGGGAGATGTAGCCCTTGTACCTGATCCCGCATACCCGGTGTACAAGATAGGTACCCAATTTGCAGGCGGTGTACCACATATAATGCCTCTGCTTGAGGAAAATGATTTCCTTCCTGACCTGGATTCGATTCCAAAGGATGTACTTGAGAAAACCAAACTCATGTTCATGAATTACCCCAACAATCCTACTTCAGCCACAGCAAGCCTCAAGTTCTTTGAAGAGGTTGTGGATTTTGCACGGGAAAATGATGTCGTTATTGTCCATGATAATGCTTATTCCGATATGGTTTATGATGGTTATGAGGCTCCAAGTTTCCTGAGTGTTGACGGTGCGATGGATGTTGGTGTTGAATTCTATTCCCTTTCCAAGACTTACAATATGACAGGCTGGAGGATTGCCTTTGCCGTGGGTAACAAGGATATAATCACCGGCTTTGGAAAGGTCAAGTCCAATATAGACTCAGGTGCATTCGAGGCAGTTCAGAAGGCAGGAATTACTGCACTGGACAGTTCCCAGCAGTGTGTCACAGATATGAATGATGTATACAAGCAAAGACGTGATGCTCTCCTCAAAGGTCTTGATGCTATGGGTCTTGCTGTGAATCCACCAAAAGCCACCTTCTACGTATGGGCTCGGGTTCCTGAGAAATACAGTTCAATTGACTTTTCTTCCCTCCTTCTTGAAGAAGCGGGAATTGTTGCGACCCCTGGTGTAGGATTTGGCGACTATGGTGAAGGCTATATCAGGTTTGCTCTCACCCAGACAGTTGAACGTATAGAAGAAGCCGTAGGAAGAATGGAAAAACTGGATTTGTAA
- the aroC gene encoding chorismate synthase — protein sequence MAGNTFGHSFRITTWGESHGKALGVVVDGTPAGLPLDEADIQKELNRRRPGQSAAATPRKEKDRVEILSGVFEGITTGTPISLIVYNKDANSGSYDKLRNKPRPGHADLTYMEKYGHRDHRGGGRSSGRETIGRVAAGAIAKKLLEAYGIEVVAHVIELGGIRAENIDPDIKTAIEKNPVRCADSAAAAKMLEMIEKMRSCGESTGGIVEILTTGVPAGLGEPVFNKIDADIAAAMMGIGAVKGIEFGAGFKAARMRGSEMNDAFEVDNETIKPLTNNAGGVLGGLTTGMPLICRCAVKPTPSISSPQHTADLVTKKEEIIEIKGRHDPTIPPRMVPVAEAMMAIVLADHMIQSGRINPDSILPEK from the coding sequence ATGGCAGGAAACACTTTTGGCCATTCATTCAGGATAACCACCTGGGGAGAATCCCACGGAAAAGCCCTGGGAGTCGTTGTGGACGGGACTCCTGCGGGGTTGCCCCTTGATGAAGCGGACATACAGAAGGAACTGAATCGCCGCCGACCGGGACAAAGTGCTGCCGCAACGCCCCGCAAAGAAAAGGACCGGGTAGAAATTTTGTCGGGAGTGTTTGAGGGCATCACAACAGGAACCCCTATATCACTGATTGTTTACAATAAGGATGCAAATTCCGGTTCCTATGACAAGTTGCGTAATAAACCCAGACCCGGCCATGCGGATTTGACCTATATGGAAAAATACGGCCACAGGGACCACAGGGGAGGAGGAAGGTCGTCGGGCCGTGAGACCATTGGCAGGGTAGCAGCTGGAGCAATTGCAAAAAAATTACTTGAAGCATATGGTATCGAAGTGGTTGCACATGTGATCGAACTCGGAGGAATCCGGGCAGAAAATATCGATCCGGATATCAAAACCGCAATCGAAAAGAATCCTGTACGCTGCGCAGATTCGGCAGCTGCGGCAAAAATGCTTGAAATGATAGAGAAAATGCGCAGCTGCGGGGAAAGCACCGGAGGAATTGTGGAAATCCTCACCACAGGCGTACCTGCAGGACTGGGAGAACCGGTATTCAATAAGATAGATGCCGATATTGCGGCTGCAATGATGGGTATTGGTGCAGTCAAGGGAATTGAATTTGGTGCAGGATTCAAGGCAGCCCGGATGAGGGGCAGTGAGATGAACGATGCCTTTGAAGTTGACAACGAAACAATAAAACCCCTTACCAACAATGCAGGCGGTGTGCTCGGAGGACTTACCACCGGCATGCCACTAATATGCCGCTGTGCTGTAAAACCCACCCCGTCAATCTCATCACCCCAGCATACGGCAGATTTGGTGACCAAAAAAGAAGAAATAATAGAAATAAAGGGCCGACATGATCCGACTATCCCGCCGAGAATGGTACCAGTCGCCGAAGCCATGATGGCAATTGTACTGGCCGATCATATGATACAAAGCGGCCGTATAAATCCGGATAGTATACTACCTGAAAAATAA
- a CDS encoding cation diffusion facilitator family transporter, which translates to MLDSPKDKYRLIRSILVKILVLNLIVSFAKIGYGGFTNTLSMESDGYHSLFDGISNIIGILGIQIAAKPPDRSHPYGHQKYESLASVFIAVLLFIVAVEIISKSVDRFISPSTPEITTLSFVVMLVTIAVNLFVTIYEKREGEKLKSDILVADSMHTRSDIYVSLSVIAGLLAVKGGYPLIDPVIAVIISIFIIRAAIDIIKSSSKTLCDKSRLDEDIICNIAFEVDGVMECHRIRTRGTKGEYYIDLHIEVDPKMPVDQAHGISHQVSDKIKKYIEGVKDVVVHMEPHEKQD; encoded by the coding sequence ATGCTGGATTCTCCTAAAGATAAATACCGGTTAATAAGATCGATACTTGTTAAGATACTTGTACTTAACCTGATTGTATCCTTTGCCAAAATCGGCTATGGTGGTTTTACTAACACCTTAAGTATGGAATCCGACGGTTATCATTCCCTTTTTGATGGTATCTCCAACATAATAGGTATTCTCGGAATCCAGATTGCAGCAAAGCCGCCTGATCGCAGTCATCCCTACGGACATCAAAAATATGAATCTCTGGCTTCGGTTTTTATTGCAGTATTGCTGTTCATAGTAGCGGTGGAAATAATCTCCAAGTCAGTTGATCGTTTTATCTCACCATCCACACCGGAGATCACCACATTAAGTTTTGTTGTAATGCTAGTTACCATTGCAGTCAACCTCTTTGTAACAATATACGAAAAAAGAGAAGGGGAGAAACTGAAAAGTGACATCCTGGTTGCAGATTCCATGCATACGAGAAGTGACATCTACGTATCCCTATCAGTCATCGCAGGCCTGCTTGCCGTAAAAGGTGGATACCCACTTATCGATCCGGTAATCGCTGTCATCATTTCCATATTCATAATACGTGCGGCGATCGATATTATAAAAAGCAGCAGCAAAACCCTCTGCGACAAATCAAGACTTGATGAAGATATAATATGTAACATAGCTTTTGAAGTAGATGGGGTCATGGAATGCCACCGGATACGCACAAGAGGAACAAAAGGAGAATATTATATCGACCTGCATATAGAGGTGGACCCAAAAATGCCGGTTGATCAGGCACACGGCATATCCCACCAGGTGAGCGATAAAATCAAGAAGTACATCGAGGGTGTAAAGGACGTGGTTGTACATATGGAGCCACATGAAAAACAGGATTGA